The region CGCCGCGCAGCGGATGCTCGCCCCCGGGGAGCGCGTGCTGGTGGCGGTCTCGGGCGGCAAGGACAGCCTGGCGCTGTGGGACCTGCTCGCCGACCTCGGCTACGACACCACGGGCCTCTACCTGGGGCTCGGCATCGGGGAGTACTCCGACTGCTCGCAGGAAAAGGTGGAGCGGTTCGCGGCGGGCCGCGGCCTCCCGCTCCGGGTGGTGAAGCTCGAGGCCGAAGGCCCCGGGCTCGGCGTGCCGGCGGTGGCCGTCGCCACGCGGCGTGCGCCCTGCGCCGCCTGTGGCACGATGAAGCGCCACTATTTCGACGCCGCGGCCTTCGCCGGCGGCTTCGACGTCCTCGCCACCGGCCACAACCTGGACGACGAGGCCGCACGGCTCCTCGGCAACGTCCTCCGCTGGCAGAAGGACCATCTGGCGCGGCAGCGCCCCGTCCTCCCGCCCACGCATCCGAAGTTCGTCCGCAAGGTGAAGCCCCTCTACCTCACGAGCGAGTACGAGACGGCGGTCTACGCCTTCATGAGGGGGATCGACTACATCGTCGACGAGTGTCCCAACGCCGCCGGCGCCACGCAGCTGCTCTACAAGGAAGCGCTGGACCGGCTCGAGGCCGGGAGCCCCGGCACGAAGCTCGCGTTCGTGAAGGAGTTCCTGCGCACGGCGCAGCCCGCGTTCGCGGCCGTCGAGCAGCGAGAGCCGCAGGAGTGCGCGGGCTGCGGCATGCCCGCGTACGGGGCCCTCTGCTCGTTCTGCAGCCTGGTGCGCGAGGTCGAGGCCAGGCGCGCCCGCACCGCCTCCGCCGTGCCGGCGTGACGCCCGCCCCGCCGCCCGGAGAGCGGTCCGTGCTGCGCGACCAGGAGCCGGTCGTCTTCATCGACCGCAAGGAGCGGACGTACCTCCGCATCCTGCGCCGGGGTGGACGGGTGTCGGTGCGCGGCCGGCCGATCGCCTGCGACGACGTCATCGGCCGGCCGGAGGGCTCGCGCATCGAGAGCGCGAGCGGCGAGGCGCTGCTCGTCCTGCGGCCCACCTACGCGCAGCTCATCCCGAGCCTGCCCCGGCGCGCCGAGCCGATCTATCCGAAGGACGTGGGGCCGATCCTCCTCTGGGGCGACATCGGGCCGGGCATGCACGTGGTCGAGGTCGGCACGGGCCCGGGCGCGCTGACCCTGGCGCTGCTGCGCGCCGTCGGCCCGACGGGACGCCTCACGTCGTACGAGGCGCGCGACGACTTTGCGACCCTGGCGCGCGACAACGTCGCCCGCTATCACGGACCCGCTGCCAACTGGACGCTCCGCGTCGCGGACGCGTTCGCCGGTCTCGACGAACGTGACGTCGACCGGCTGATCGTCGATCTCGCCGAGCCCTGGCACCTGCTCGACGCGGTGGGCCGGACGCTCCGGCCCGGCGGCGTCATCACCGCCTTCCTCCCGACCGCGCTGCAGGTGAAGCAGCTCGTCGACGCGCTGCGCGCCGGGTGCTTCGGGGCGGTCGAGACGCTCGAGACGCTGGCCCGCTTCTGGCATGTGCGCGACCGCAGCATCCGTCCCGCGCACCGCATGGTGGCGCACACCGGCTTTCTGGTCTTCGCGCGGCGGCTCGCGGGGAATTCTGAATTGACTCCGTAAAAACCCTGTAGTAGCGAAGGGCGCGTGCACGGCGGGTGATGCGTGCACGCGCGCCGACTCGCGATGACAAAGGCGGAAATCCGCCATAAGGTTTGGCAGACGATCCAGCGTGAGGGCGCGGCACGGTTCCCCGGGGCGCACGGCCGCATCCCGCACTTCGTCGGCGCCGAGCAGGCGGCGCAGCTCCTGCGCGAGATGGCGGTGTGGCGACGGGCGCTCGTGGTGAAGGTCAATCCCGACGCGCCGCAGCTGCCCGTCCGGCGGCTCGCGCTCGCCGAGGGCAAGATCATCTACATGGCCGTGCCCCGCCTGAGGACCGAGAAGTGCTTCGTCGAGATCGATCCGCAGCGTCTCGGCAAGAAGGCCATGCTGGCGAGCAGCATCGCCGGCGCCTGCCGCTACGGCCGCGCCGTGTCGCCGCGCGAGATGCGCCCCGTCGATCTCGTGGTGTGCGGCTCGGTCGCCGTCGGGCGCGACGGGGCGCGGCTCGGCAAGGGCGGCGGCTACTGCGACCTCGAGTACGGCCTGCTGCGCGAGGAAGGCAAGGTACGGGAGTCGACGCCGATTCTCACCACGGTCCACGGGGTGCAGATCGTCGCCGAGCGGATCACGATGCTGCCGCACGACCTGCCGGTGGACTTCCTGGTCACGCCGACCGAGGTGATCGCGACGCGGCCCGCCCACCCCCGCCCGCGCGGCATCTACTGGGACCTCCTCCGGGCGCTCAAGATCAACGCCATCCCGCTGCTGCGCAAGCGCCTGAAGCGGGGGAGCACGGGCACGCCCTCGCCGCGCCGTCTCTAAGCGGTCGCGCTTGCACGCGAGCGACCTCCTCTGGTTCCTGTTCCTGGTCATGGCGGTCGCGCCCATGGTGCAGCGCCGGCTGCTCGACCTGCAGCGCGTCCGCTTCCTGCGCACCTGGGAGCGGCGGCGCGGCAGCCGCGTGATCGCGCTCATCCACCGCCAGGAGACGATGAGCCTCCTCGGGTTTCCCCTGATCCGCTACATCGACATCCAGGACAGCGAGGAGCTGCTGCGGGCGCTGCGGCTCACGGCCGAGGACGTGCCGATCGACATCATCCTGCACACGCCGGGCGGGCTCGCGCTCGCGGCCGAGCAGATCGCGCACGCGATCTGCCGCCGGCGTGCGAAGGTGACCGTCTACGTCCCCCACTACGCGATGAGCGGCGGCACCTTGATCGCGCTCGCCGCGGACGAGATCGTCATGGACCCGAACGCGGTGCTCGGCTCGCTCGATCCGCAGCTCGGCCAGCACCCGGCCGCCTCGATCATCCAGGCCGTCGACTGGAAGACCGAGCACCGTCAGGAGATCGACGACGAGACCCTCATCCTCGCGGACGTCGCACGCAAGGCGATGCTCCAGCTGCGGCAGTGCGTGGCCGGGGTCCTGACCGATCGCTTCGGTCCCGAGAAGGCCGGCGCGCTCGCCGAGACGTTCACGCACGGCGAGTGGACGCACGACCATCCGCTGAACGTGGAGACCCTCGGGCGGCTCGGCCTCCCGATCAACACCGACATGCCGCGGGAGATCTACGAATACATGCGGCTGTTCCCGCAGGCGTCGACGGGCCGCCCGTCGGTGCAGTACGTCCCGCTGCCCTATCGGAGCCCGGCCCCAACGTCGGCGCCGGCGAAGCGCGCACGCAGCGGGTAGGAGCGGGTGGGCCCTCCTTTCACAGACGCTCGCCGGCCGGCACGATCCCCGCCAGCCGGCAGAGCGTCTCGATCGTCACGATCGCATAGAGCTGGTTGAAGTCGGTGAAGTCGGGCCCCCGCGCCGCGGCGAGGAAGGCGCTGAGACCGTCGGGCGCGTAGAGGCTCGCACTGCGCAGCCGCTCGACGTCGAGGAGCCCCTCGGCGTCGAAGCGCGTCACGAGGTCGCGGTTCCAGGCGGGCTCGGGCGGGCGCGCGGTCGGGTTAGTGAAGATCGGGTGGCGCACCGTCATCAGCCCGAGCTTCCGGACCAGACGCGCGCCCGCACCCACCGCGTAGCGGGTCACGTGCGCCGGCCGCGTGAGGCGGATCGGCTCCGCCGAGCCGCCGTAGCACGTGGGCAGCGCGGCGAGCGTCGGGTGCATGCGCGTGATCATGTGGCGCACGAGCCGGCCGGCGAGGCGGAACCGCCACGGCACGGCCGCCGCCCACTCGAGCAGCTCGGCGGTGGCAAGCGGCGCGGGCGAGGCGAGGAGCGGCCACACCGCGCCCGCGTAGCGACCGACGTGCCCGGAGCTCTTCCACAGGTAGATGGCGTCGAGCTTCTGCGTGTTGAGCGCGTCCGGAGCGAGACCGGCGATCGCGGCCGCGGTGCGCACCTGGTCGGCCACGTAGTCCGCGCGCCAGTCGGCGTGGAAGAGGCCGAGGTTTGGCCGGACGGCCGGGAAGAAGCGGTAGCGAAGGAGGCGCGGCACGTCGAGCGCCGACGTCCGCCCGATCCGGAGGTACTCCTGCTGCCAGAAGAACTCCCGGTACAGCTCGCCGCCGCCGCCGGTGAGCGACGCGGCGAAGCGGCCGGCGAGGCGCCGCTTCGCGTAGAGCGTGCCGTCGATCGCGTGCCCCCCGAGCTCGCCGTCCGCGAGGGCGACGCCTTCCTCGAAGAGCGGCCAGCGGCGCCCGCCCCAGTCGGGGGGAAGGCTGACGTGCTCGAGTGACCAGCCGAAGCGATCGGCGATCAGACGGGCGATCGCGACGTCGAGGTGGTCGTCGGGGCCGTTGACGGTGACGTGCACCGGCGCGCCGGGCTCGGCGAGCGCGGCGACCACGAGCCGCGAGTCGAGGCCGGAGGTCAGATCGGCGACCCACGC is a window of Deltaproteobacteria bacterium DNA encoding:
- a CDS encoding tRNA(Ile)-lysidine synthetase yields the protein MKCRRCGARAEVQLRAHNTAFCRPCYLFFFRRQVERAIAAQRMLAPGERVLVAVSGGKDSLALWDLLADLGYDTTGLYLGLGIGEYSDCSQEKVERFAAGRGLPLRVVKLEAEGPGLGVPAVAVATRRAPCAACGTMKRHYFDAAAFAGGFDVLATGHNLDDEAARLLGNVLRWQKDHLARQRPVLPPTHPKFVRKVKPLYLTSEYETAVYAFMRGIDYIVDECPNAAGATQLLYKEALDRLEAGSPGTKLAFVKEFLRTAQPAFAAVEQREPQECAGCGMPAYGALCSFCSLVREVEARRARTASAVPA
- a CDS encoding 5-formyltetrahydrofolate cyclo-ligase: MTKAEIRHKVWQTIQREGAARFPGAHGRIPHFVGAEQAAQLLREMAVWRRALVVKVNPDAPQLPVRRLALAEGKIIYMAVPRLRTEKCFVEIDPQRLGKKAMLASSIAGACRYGRAVSPREMRPVDLVVCGSVAVGRDGARLGKGGGYCDLEYGLLREEGKVRESTPILTTVHGVQIVAERITMLPHDLPVDFLVTPTEVIATRPAHPRPRGIYWDLLRALKINAIPLLRKRLKRGSTGTPSPRRL
- a CDS encoding tRNA (adenine-N1)-methyltransferase yields the protein MRGLRHARVRGPLLVLQPGARGRGQARPHRLRRAGVTPAPPPGERSVLRDQEPVVFIDRKERTYLRILRRGGRVSVRGRPIACDDVIGRPEGSRIESASGEALLVLRPTYAQLIPSLPRRAEPIYPKDVGPILLWGDIGPGMHVVEVGTGPGALTLALLRAVGPTGRLTSYEARDDFATLARDNVARYHGPAANWTLRVADAFAGLDERDVDRLIVDLAEPWHLLDAVGRTLRPGGVITAFLPTALQVKQLVDALRAGCFGAVETLETLARFWHVRDRSIRPAHRMVAHTGFLVFARRLAGNSELTP